Proteins encoded within one genomic window of Manis pentadactyla isolate mManPen7 chromosome 4, mManPen7.hap1, whole genome shotgun sequence:
- the CTTNBP2NL gene encoding CTTNBP2 N-terminal-like protein isoform X1: MGAGGGGGGGGGGGGERSPERREKAFRMNLEKLSKPELLTLFSILEGELEARDLVIEALKAQHRDTFIEERYGKYNISDPLMALQRDFEALKEKNDGEKQPVCTNPLSILKVVVKQCKNMQERMLSQLAAAESRHRKVILDLEEERQRHAQDTAEGDDVTYMLEKERERLTQQLEFEKSQVKKFEKEQKKLSSQLEEERACHKQLSSMLVLECKKATSRAAEEGQKAGELSLKLEKEKSRVSKLEEELAAERKRGLQTEAQVEKQLSEFDIEREQLRAKLNREENRTKTLKEEMESLKKIVKDLEASHQHGCPNEQSEKPVTLSKGTATEPPVLVSVLCQTEGFQAERAHGSSAPKVAAPGLPGPTTPPHSYAKTNGHLEPEIQTAKESITSSCIENQVPPQEKSVGLAPDKAVENGGCPVGMETAVPGPSHLPSSGSSLSPSSTASSSLTSSPCSSPVLTKRLLGSSASSPGYQSSYQVGINQRFHAARHKFQSQADQDQQASGLQSPPSRDLSPTLIDNSAAKQLARNTVTQVLSRFTSQQGPIKPVSPNSSPFGTDYRNLASSTANPRGDTGHSPTPGKVSSPLSPLSPGVKSPTIPRAERGNPPPIPPKKPGLAPSPATATPLTKTHSQASSLTTAEDLASSCSSNSVVANGKEVEILLPTSS; this comes from the exons GCCCAACACAGAGACACTTTCATTGAAGAACGCTATGGAAAATATAACATCAGTGATCCTTTAATGGCCCTGCAGAGAGACTTTGAAGCACTGAAGGAGAAGAATGATGGTGAGAAGCAGCCAGTGTGCACAAACCCACTCTCGATTCTCAAGGTGGTAGTGAAGCAGTGCAAGAACATGCAGGAGCGCATGCTGTCCCAGCTGGCCGCTGCCGAGAGCAGGCACCGAAAG gtaATCCTAGATCTTGAGGAAGAAAGGCAAAGGCACGCACAGGACACAGCAGAAGGAGACGATGTCACCTACATGCTGGAGAAGGAGCGCGAACGGCTGACTCAACAG TTGGAATTTGAAAAGTCCCAggtgaaaaagtttgaaaaagagCAGAAGAAGCTCTCCAGTCAGCTGGAGGAGGAGCGCGCCTGCCACAAGCAGCTCTCCTCCATGCTGGTGCTCGAGTGCAAGAAAGCCACCAGCAGGGCGGCCGAGGAGGGGCAGAAGGCAGGCGAGCTGAGCCTGAAGCTGGAGAAGGAGAAGAGCCGGGTGAGTAAACTGGAGGAAGAGCTGGCAGCTGAGAGGAAGCGAGGCTTGCAGACTGAGGCCCAGGTGGAGAAGCAGTTGTCTGAGTTTGACATCGAAAGAGAGCAACTGAGAGCAAAGTTGAACCGAGAAGAGAACCGGACCAAAACTCTGAAAGAAGAGATGGAAAGTTTGAAGAAGATAGTGAAGGATCTAGAGGCTTCTCACCAGCATGGGTGCCCTAATGAGCAATCAGAGAAACCAGTAACCCTGTCTAAAGGCACAGCAACTGAGCCTCCCGTGCTAGTGTCTGTCCTTTGCCAAACAGAGGGCTTCCAGGCAGAAAGAGCCCATGGGAGCAGCGCCCCCAAGGTGGCAGCGCCCGGGCTGCCTGGCCCCACCACTCCTCCTCACTCTTACGCAAAAACCAATGGCCATCTTGAGCCAGAGATACAAACTGCCAAGGAGTCGATTACAAGCAGCTGTATAGAAAACCAAGTGCCTCCACAGGAGAAGTCTGTGGGACTGGCCCCAGACAAAGCAGTGGAGAATGGTGGCTGTCCTGTGGGAATGGAGACTGCAGTCCCAGGGCCTAGCCACCTCCCTTCCAGTGGGAGCTCACTTTCTCCCAGCAGCACTGCCTCCTCCTCTCTCACCTCCTCTCCTTGCTCTTCACCAGTACTAACTAAGCGCTTGTTGGGGTCATCAGCAAGCAGCCCTGGCTACCAGTCATCCTACCAAGTAGGGATCAACCAGCGGTTCCATGCAGCTCGGCACAAATTTCAGTCTCAAGCAGATCAGGACCAACAAGCCAGTGGTCTACAGAGCCCTCCATCCAGGGATCTTTCCCCGACCCTTATAGACAACTCTGCCGCCAAGCAGCTGGCCCGGAACACTGTCACTCAGGTGCTCTCCAGGTTCACCAGCCAACAAGGGCCGATCAAGCCTGTCTCCCCCAACAGCTCTCCCTTTGGCACAGACTATCGGAATCTGGCCAGCAGCACTGCCAACCCAAGAGGTGACACTGGCCACTCACCTACTCCCGGGAAAGTGTCCAGTCCTCTGAGCCCCCTGTCTCCAGGGGTCAAGTCCCCTACCATCCCCAGAGCCGAGAGAGGAAACCCTCCACCCATCCCACCCAAAAAACCTGGCCTCGCCCCTTCTCCAGCCACTGCCACGCCACTGACCAAAACTCATTCCCAGGCATCTTCTCTGACCACCGCCGAAGACCTGGCCAGCAGCTGCTCTTCTAATTCTGTTGTAGCCAATGGCAAGGAGGTTGAGATACTTTTGCCTACCAGCAGCTAG
- the CTTNBP2NL gene encoding CTTNBP2 N-terminal-like protein isoform X2 → MNLEKLSKPELLTLFSILEGELEARDLVIEALKAQHRDTFIEERYGKYNISDPLMALQRDFEALKEKNDGEKQPVCTNPLSILKVVVKQCKNMQERMLSQLAAAESRHRKVILDLEEERQRHAQDTAEGDDVTYMLEKERERLTQQLEFEKSQVKKFEKEQKKLSSQLEEERACHKQLSSMLVLECKKATSRAAEEGQKAGELSLKLEKEKSRVSKLEEELAAERKRGLQTEAQVEKQLSEFDIEREQLRAKLNREENRTKTLKEEMESLKKIVKDLEASHQHGCPNEQSEKPVTLSKGTATEPPVLVSVLCQTEGFQAERAHGSSAPKVAAPGLPGPTTPPHSYAKTNGHLEPEIQTAKESITSSCIENQVPPQEKSVGLAPDKAVENGGCPVGMETAVPGPSHLPSSGSSLSPSSTASSSLTSSPCSSPVLTKRLLGSSASSPGYQSSYQVGINQRFHAARHKFQSQADQDQQASGLQSPPSRDLSPTLIDNSAAKQLARNTVTQVLSRFTSQQGPIKPVSPNSSPFGTDYRNLASSTANPRGDTGHSPTPGKVSSPLSPLSPGVKSPTIPRAERGNPPPIPPKKPGLAPSPATATPLTKTHSQASSLTTAEDLASSCSSNSVVANGKEVEILLPTSS, encoded by the exons GCCCAACACAGAGACACTTTCATTGAAGAACGCTATGGAAAATATAACATCAGTGATCCTTTAATGGCCCTGCAGAGAGACTTTGAAGCACTGAAGGAGAAGAATGATGGTGAGAAGCAGCCAGTGTGCACAAACCCACTCTCGATTCTCAAGGTGGTAGTGAAGCAGTGCAAGAACATGCAGGAGCGCATGCTGTCCCAGCTGGCCGCTGCCGAGAGCAGGCACCGAAAG gtaATCCTAGATCTTGAGGAAGAAAGGCAAAGGCACGCACAGGACACAGCAGAAGGAGACGATGTCACCTACATGCTGGAGAAGGAGCGCGAACGGCTGACTCAACAG TTGGAATTTGAAAAGTCCCAggtgaaaaagtttgaaaaagagCAGAAGAAGCTCTCCAGTCAGCTGGAGGAGGAGCGCGCCTGCCACAAGCAGCTCTCCTCCATGCTGGTGCTCGAGTGCAAGAAAGCCACCAGCAGGGCGGCCGAGGAGGGGCAGAAGGCAGGCGAGCTGAGCCTGAAGCTGGAGAAGGAGAAGAGCCGGGTGAGTAAACTGGAGGAAGAGCTGGCAGCTGAGAGGAAGCGAGGCTTGCAGACTGAGGCCCAGGTGGAGAAGCAGTTGTCTGAGTTTGACATCGAAAGAGAGCAACTGAGAGCAAAGTTGAACCGAGAAGAGAACCGGACCAAAACTCTGAAAGAAGAGATGGAAAGTTTGAAGAAGATAGTGAAGGATCTAGAGGCTTCTCACCAGCATGGGTGCCCTAATGAGCAATCAGAGAAACCAGTAACCCTGTCTAAAGGCACAGCAACTGAGCCTCCCGTGCTAGTGTCTGTCCTTTGCCAAACAGAGGGCTTCCAGGCAGAAAGAGCCCATGGGAGCAGCGCCCCCAAGGTGGCAGCGCCCGGGCTGCCTGGCCCCACCACTCCTCCTCACTCTTACGCAAAAACCAATGGCCATCTTGAGCCAGAGATACAAACTGCCAAGGAGTCGATTACAAGCAGCTGTATAGAAAACCAAGTGCCTCCACAGGAGAAGTCTGTGGGACTGGCCCCAGACAAAGCAGTGGAGAATGGTGGCTGTCCTGTGGGAATGGAGACTGCAGTCCCAGGGCCTAGCCACCTCCCTTCCAGTGGGAGCTCACTTTCTCCCAGCAGCACTGCCTCCTCCTCTCTCACCTCCTCTCCTTGCTCTTCACCAGTACTAACTAAGCGCTTGTTGGGGTCATCAGCAAGCAGCCCTGGCTACCAGTCATCCTACCAAGTAGGGATCAACCAGCGGTTCCATGCAGCTCGGCACAAATTTCAGTCTCAAGCAGATCAGGACCAACAAGCCAGTGGTCTACAGAGCCCTCCATCCAGGGATCTTTCCCCGACCCTTATAGACAACTCTGCCGCCAAGCAGCTGGCCCGGAACACTGTCACTCAGGTGCTCTCCAGGTTCACCAGCCAACAAGGGCCGATCAAGCCTGTCTCCCCCAACAGCTCTCCCTTTGGCACAGACTATCGGAATCTGGCCAGCAGCACTGCCAACCCAAGAGGTGACACTGGCCACTCACCTACTCCCGGGAAAGTGTCCAGTCCTCTGAGCCCCCTGTCTCCAGGGGTCAAGTCCCCTACCATCCCCAGAGCCGAGAGAGGAAACCCTCCACCCATCCCACCCAAAAAACCTGGCCTCGCCCCTTCTCCAGCCACTGCCACGCCACTGACCAAAACTCATTCCCAGGCATCTTCTCTGACCACCGCCGAAGACCTGGCCAGCAGCTGCTCTTCTAATTCTGTTGTAGCCAATGGCAAGGAGGTTGAGATACTTTTGCCTACCAGCAGCTAG